One stretch of Falco naumanni isolate bFalNau1 chromosome 7, bFalNau1.pat, whole genome shotgun sequence DNA includes these proteins:
- the SKOR1 gene encoding SKI family transcriptional corepressor 1, whose translation MEAIASQMGNGRDASSSPNSKQELQPYQGSNTLKPNQVGETSLYGVPIVSLVIDGQERLCLAQISNTLLKNYSYNEIHNRRVALGITCVQCTPVQLEILRRAGAMPISSRRCGMITKREAERLCKSFLGEHKPPKLPENFAFDVVHECAWGSRGSFIPARYNSSRAKCIKCSYCSMYFSPNKFIFHSHRTPDSKYTQPDAANFNSWRRHLKLSDKTATEELSHAWEDVKAMFNGGTRKRTFSLQGAAAGGPGGGSPAAKAALHPPPPAGPELAPAHKSLRCSGQEPAGERALGLPAAHGGAAGAHGGAGAVRSYPVIPVPSKGFGMLQKLPPPLFPHPYGFPAAAFGLCPKKQEDALGGAGGGEAGKGGALPPGMFWGPPHPHPHQPAQPPHQPGAAKDAGVYPSFPVFWPAAGSLPVPPYPAQSQAKAAATAVVVAAAAAAAAAAAEPPGLSGRHGELEGSEPSGSGRSSATPQEGAGAEGERCPSALSRAAGEEERSGDEALLPPLPLPRKGSYLSAFRPVVKDAESIAKLYGTREAYGGAAPRGPGYLSPDFLSEGSSSYRSLSPGGDTAEEPEVDVESNRFPEDEEEDAAAAAAAATSAPPEGREPPPPRLLAGTEEPPPAGADGPEEKAGEPAAQEGGQPPDGSPERSSSRGGYEVYAPDRGEHLQPLKTTASVGAPYLCTPEAKEQDKEDNHSAAEDLETRKSYQDQRNVSHPSPVNTDRGEDLAMEVAGTQLVEKDIENLARDELQKLVLEQMELRKKLERDFQSLKDNFQDQMKRELAYREEMVQQLQIVRDTLCNELDQERKARYAIQQKLKEAHDALHHFSCKMLTPRHCTGNCSFKPPLLPQ comes from the exons ATGGAGGCGATCGCCAGTCAGATGGGAAATGGGAGAGATGCAAGCTCCTCCCCAAATTCAAAGCAAGAGCTGCAGCCGTACCAGGGCTCCAATACCCTCAAGCCCAACCAAGTGGGTGAGACCTCTCTGTACGGCGTGCCCATCGTGTCCCTGGTCATCGACGGGCAGGAGCGGCTGTGCCTGGCGCAGATCTCCAACACGCTGCTCAAGAACTACAGCTACAATGAGATCCACAACCGGCGGGTGGCCCTGGGCATCACCTGCGTGCAGTGCACGCCGGTGCAGCTGGAGATCctgcggcgggccggggccaTGCCCATCTCCTCCCGCCGCTGCGGCATGATCACCAAGCGGGAGGCGGAGCGGCTCTGCAAGTCCTTCCTGGGCGAGCACAAGCCGCCCAAGCTGCCCGAGAACTTCGCCTTCGACGTGGTGCACGAGTGCGCCTGGGGCTCCCGGGGCAGCTTCATCCCGGCCCGCTACAACAGCTCCCGCGCTAAGTGCATCAAGTGCAGCTACTGCAGCATGTACTTCTCCCCCAACAAGTTCATCTTCCACTCCCACCGCACCCCGGACTCCAAGTACACCCAGCCCGACGCCGCCAACTTCAACTCCTGGCGCCGCCACCTCAAGCTCAGCGACAAGACGGCCACGGAGGAGCTGTCGCACGCCTGGGAGGATGTCAAGGCCATGTTCAACGGCGGCACCCGCAAGCGGACCTTCTCCCTGCAAGGGGCGGCAGCCGGCGGGCCCGGTGGCGGCTCCCCGGCCGCCAAGGCCGCTCTgcacccgccgccgcccgccggccccgaGCTGGCCCCGGCGCACAAGAGCCTGCGCTGCAGCGGGCAGGAGCCGGCGGGCGAGCGGGCGCTGGGGCTGCCGGCGGCGcacggcggggcggcgggcgcgcacggcggggcgggcgcggtGCGCAGCTACCCGGTGATCCCGGTGCCCAGCAAGGGCTTCGGCATGCTGCAGAAGCTGCCGCCGCCGCTCTTCCCGCACCCCTACGGCTTCCCCGCCGCCGCCTTCGGACTCTGCCCCAAGAAGCAGGAGGACGCGCTGGGCGGCGCGGGAGGCGGCGAGGCGGGCAAGGGCGGCGCGCTGCCGCCCGGCATGTTCTGGGGACCCCCGCACCCCCACCCGCACCAGCCGGCCCAGCCGCCCCACCAGCCCGGGGCCGCCAAGGACGCCGGTGTCTACCCCTCCTTCCCCGTCTTCTGGCCGGCCGCCGGCAGCCTGCCCGTGCCGCCCTACCCGGCGCAAAGCCAGGCCAAGGCGGCGGCCACGGCCGTggtggtggcggcggcggcggccgcggcggcggcggcggccgagCCGCCGGGCTTGTCGGGCCGGCACGGCGAGCTGGAGGGCTCGGAGCCGTCGGGCAGCGGGCGGAGCAGCGCGACCCCCCAGGAGGGTGCCGGGGCGGAGGGCGAGCGCTGCCCCAGCGCCTTGTCGCGGGCGGCGGGCGAGGAGGAGCGCTCCGGGGACGAGGCGCTGCTccccccgctgcccctgcccaggaaGGGCAGCTACCTCTCCGCCTTCCGCCCGGTGGTCAAGGACGCCGAGAGCATCGCCAAGCTCTACGGCACCCGCGAGGCGTAcggcggcgcggccccccgcggccccggctACCTCTCCCCGGACTTCCTCAGCGAGGGCAGCTCCAGCTACCGCTCGCTCTCCCCGGGGGGCGACACGGCCGAGGAGCCCGAGGTAGACGTGGAGTCCAACCGCTTCCCggaggacgaggaggaggacgccgccgccgccgccgccgccgccacctcCGCCCCCCCCGAGGGACgcgagccgccgccgccgcggctgCTGGCCGGTACCGAggagccgccgcccgccggggccgACGGGCCCGAGGAGAAGGCGGGCGAGCCGGCGGCGCAGGAGGGCGGGCAGCCGCCCGACGGCAGCCCCGAgcggagcagcagcaggggcgGCTACGAG GTGTACGCACCGGACAGGGGGGAGCACCTGCAGCCGCTGAAGACCACCGCCTCCGTGGGAGCCCCGTACCTCTGCACCCCCGAGGCGAAGG AGCAAGATAAAGAAGACAATCACTCCGCGGCAGAGGATTTAGAGACCAGAAAATCCTATCAGGACCAAAGGAATGTCTCGCATCCCAGCCCTGTAAATACCGACAGAG GGGAGGACCTCGCCATGGAGGTGGCCGGGACGCAGCTGGTGGAAAAGGACATCGAGAATTTGGCCCGAG atgagTTGCAAAAATTGGTCCTGGAACAAATGGAGCTGAGgaaaaagctggagagggacttccAGAGCCTGAAAG ATAACTTCCAGGACCAGATGAAGCGGGAGCTGGCGTACCGGGAGGAGAtggtgcagcagctgcagatcGTCCGAG ATACGCTGTGCAACGAGCTGGACCAGGAGAGGAAAGCGCGCTATGCCATCCAGCAGAAGTTGAAAG AGGCCCACGACGCGCTGCATCACTTCTCCTGCAAAATGCTGACCCCGCGGCACTGCACGGGGAACTGCTCCTTCAAACCGCCGCTGCTGCCCCAGTGA